GAACGGCGATGACGGGGCAGCGGGCGTGGTGCAGCACGCCCTGGCTGACCGAGCCCAGCAGCATGCCGGTGAATCCTCCGCGACCCCGGGTGCCCACCACCAGGCCCAGCGCGTGGGCCGAGGCGTCGGTGAGCACCTGGACGGGATGCCCGACGACCAGTTCGTGCCGCAGGTCCACCTCGGGGTAGCGGGGGCGGCGACCGGCCACGATCTCGGAAAGCAGCCGACGGGCCTCCTGCTGTGACTCGTACTCGTCGAAGATCCTCAGGTGCCCGGGCTCCCAGACGTACAGGGTGCGCAGCTCGGCGCCGCGCAGAGCCGCCTCCTCGAACGCCACGTCGACCGCGGCGCCGGAGTGCTCGCTGCCGTCGACCCCGACGACGTAGTACGCGGGTTCCTGGGTGACGTGCTCCGGCTCGGGCACGACCACCACAGGACAATGGGCGTGGGCCATGACAGGTATGGCGACCGAGGCGGAGCCGAACACCTCCTGGGCCCGGCTCAGGTGCCGCGAGCCCAGCACGACAGCCGTGGCGTCGCGGCTCTGCTCGCGCAGCACCCACACGGGGTCGCCCACCGCGAGCGGCGCGTCCACTTCGAGCTGCGGGTGCTTCGCCCTGACGAACTTCACGGCCTCTTCGAGCACCTGCTTGCCGGCTTCGCGCAGTGCCTCGTTCCACTCCTCCCGGGACGGCGAGATCTCCCGCTTCCCATAGCCCTCGGTCGGCACGCCCTCGACGTGGACCAGACGCAACGGCAGCTGACGGCGAGCGGCCTCATCGGCCGCCCAGGCCAGCGCCATCCGGTGGGCGGGATCGGGATCGACGCCCACCACGATCGGCCGACGATCACCGAGCCGGGACATGACTGCCTCCGGTCAGCAGCTCGTCGGGGGCCGACGAGGCGTCCGCGGACGGGACTGCGGGATGCGGTGCAGACGTCAGATGCCTGAGGTACGCGTCGGGGCCGGGGAAGTACAGGGTCCTCCGTCCGTTTTCGGCCCATCGCACGTCACGGGGCGCCCTGCCGTCCGGATGGTGCAGCCCGACGATTCCGGCGTCGCGGACGATGACCCCGGCCGTGCTGCGGCGTACGACGATCTCGTCGCCGACGCGGGCGCGCGTCGAGGTACCGGTCGCCTCGGGGCCGGGACTCGGCATGGCCAGCTCGTTCTTCTTCGGTGGCGCGGGAGCGGACATCGCCCTCGCCTCCTTCCTGCGATGGCGCGGAGCAGTGCCGCCGCCGATTCCATTCAAGGCCGCGGCACTGCTGACCTGCCAGAGGCCATTGGTCCCCGACCCGGGCTCAGCGACCCTTCCGCCGCACCGGGACTGCTCACTGTGTGCGCTCCGAGAGCGCGGGGGTGCGGAGGGCCGCCGGGTCCGAGGGCATGGCGCGATGTTCCGGGCGCAGTCGGGCTTCGATGTCGGCGCGCACCCTGGCGGTCAGCTCCTCAAGGGCTCGGGACCGGGCCGGCGTGACCGGTTCGGGGTCGTAGATCCGCCGGGCCGATGCGGGCAGAGTGGCGAGGTCCTCGCGGAACCGCTCACGCGCGTTCTGCCACCGGTCCGGCTGCCCCGCTCGCCGACCGCCCCGCATGACTGTGCGCAGCAGCGGCCGTGCGGAGTCCGGCGGGTCCTCTCCGACGAGAGATATGACGTCGGGCCGCCCGGTGCGGCGGAAGACCTGCTTACGGCCCGGCGCCGTGACCTTCGCCGAGGACAGCTTCATCACGGGGCGGCCCTCGTACTCGACGAGCTTGTACGCGGCGTCCAGATAGGGGGCGTCCGCGGCCACTCCCACACGCGTGCCCACGGCGTACACGTCGATCGGGGCACTGGCGCGCACCAGCCGGGCCACGGCGTACTCGTCCAGTCCGCCGCTGGCCACGATCCGCACATCGGTCAGTCCGGCGGCGTCCAGAACGGCGCGTGCTCGGCGGGCCAGTGCGCCGAGGTCTCCGCTGTCCAGGCGGATGGCGCAACCGGGACCGCGCCGAAGATCGGTCAGGACCCGGGCGGCAGTGCGCACGCCTTCCTCGGTGTCGTAGGTGTCGACGAGGAAGGTGACCGGCCCGGGATGGGCGCGCGCGAAGGCGCGGAAGGCCTCTTCCTCGTCGGGGAACGCTTCGATGTAGGAGTGGGCCATGGTGCCCGAGGCCGGGATGCCCAGGGCGGTGGCGGCAGCGACGTCACTGGTGCCGGCGAAGCCCACGAGGGCACCGAGGCGGGCGGCCTGGTGTCCGGCCCACGGGCCGTGGGTGCGGCGCAGCGAGAAGTCCACCACGGACCTTTTGCCCGCGGCCAGGACGCAGCGCGCCGCCTTGGACGCCACGGCCGTCTGGTGGCAGACCTGGTTCAGCAGATACGTCTCGACGAGCTGGGCCTGCGGCAGCGGGGCGGTCACCTCCAGCAGCGGCTCCCCGGCGAAGACCGCGTGGCCCTCCGGCACGGCACGTACCTCTCCCTCAAAAGCGAGGCCGAGGAGAGGTTCGAGGTCTCGTACCGGACGGTGCAGGGCGGCCGCGAACTCCTCGATGTCCTCCCGCTCCACGCGGTAGCCCGCCAGGAAGTCCAGCGCGGGCTCCAGACCCGCGGCCACCAGGAAACCCCGGCCGGGCGGGAGGTCGCGGACAAAGAGGCTGAAGGTGGCGGGGGCCTGCATGTCCTCCCGGAGGTAGGACAGGGCCATGGTCACTTCGTAGAGATCGGTGGTCGTGACGTCGGACATGGTGATCGCCGCCGAGTGTGGTCGTCCCCTGGTCACCAGTCTGACCGCGGGCGGGCCGGGCGAAAGGGACTGGAGGGACCTCAGGTATGGGCCGTTCGGCCTCAGCAGTCGGGACGCGTGTGCGCTGGACTGAGTGTGTCGGCATTGGCGATCACACCGAGGAGGTACCGCGATGGCCACACTGAAGCGCGGGCAGAGGCTCCCGTTCCCGGAGATCCCGGACTGGTTCGAGAGCCTTCCCGCCCGGTTCGCGATGCCCACGATGGGCGAGCTGTACACGGTTCGCATCGAGGACTACATGGAGGACGGCCGTTTCGTGGTGCGGGCGGAGCTTCCGGGCATGTCGCCCGAGAACATCGACGTCTTCATCAGCGACGGGGTGCTGACGGTCCAGGCCGAACGCAACGAACGGGAAGTGGACAAGAACCACAGGGAGATCCGGTACGGCGTGATGAGCCGCAGCGTGACGCTGCCGCCCGGCGCTGATGAGGACGACGTCAAGGCTGACTACACCGACGGCATGCTCACGGTCAGCGTGGGCATGGGTGCCGAGAAGCCGTCGGCCAAGCACGTCGAGATCCAGCGCGGCAGCTGACAGCGGCGGCTGCGTGTGGCGGGCCCCACTACGGGCCCGCCATCGGCGCGCCGCGTGTTGCCGTCAGCGGGCTCCGTGCGCGGCCGCCCAGCGACGTCGTACCGCCTCCTCGTACTCGGCTCCATCCAACGCCAGTTCCATTGCCGCCAGTTCACGTCGCAGCCGAGGTATCCAGTGGCGGCGCAGGGCACGGACCCGCTGCCGGGTCCGTGCGGCCTCGGAGGCGAGCAGTTCGGCGGCTGCCTTGCGGGCGGTGTGTTCCGCTGCGGCGCGGATCGTGGCACGGTAGGCCGTCTCGGCGTGCGCGAGCGCCGTATTGGAGGGTGTCGGTTCCGCGGGTGAGCGGGCGGGGTCGGTCCGGACCACGGCTGCGGGATGGCGCACACCCATCAGCGTGTCCCACTGGACCTCGATAGAGGCCTGGCCCGCAGCCCGTCGGCGAATCTCGGGCTCCCGGGTGGCCGCCACGAGTTCTGCAAGCCTCCTGCGCCGCATCCTGTGCACGGCCTTGGCCGCCTCGTCCGCTGCGGCCCGGATCGGTGCCGCCTCCTGCCGCACATCCGTCAGCTGCGCGAGAGCGGGCTCCAGCTCCGCGGCATGTTCCGCCGTACGGTCGGCGGATACGCCGGTGGCGGACGCTCCCGGTGTTTCCGCCGGACGGAACCGCTTCAGGAAGTCCCGCAGACGCATCGGCGACGTCCTGCCGGTCGGCTGCTCCCTCAGTCTCACGTTCTCGTTCCGCACCGCACCGGATGGGGCCGTCACGCCGTTCCACCAGGGCCGTTCGGCTCTTGGCAAGGATGGCCAGAGCGAAAGACTGGAAGTGCAGGCAATTCGACGGATTCCGGAGGCCGCAGTGAACAGGCACGAGAACTTCTCCGCGGAGGTCGAGGCTCGGCGGGACCGGCCCTCCCGCCCTTGGAGCCCCGGCGAGGCGGAACGACAGGACATGCTGATTCGCTACCTGGGTGCCGTGGCCACGGCTGCGGCTGCATATGCACGCGCCGAAGAGCAGGCCCCGGCAGATGCCACCGGCCGCCCCGTGCCGTCGGCCGCGTCGCCCCCGCAACCGTCCTCGCCGCCCGAAGACGAGATGCCTTTGGTGCGCGACGTGATGGACGTACCCGCCGCCTCCCTGCGCGACGACCTGCCGTACCGCGACATCGCCCGTCTCCTGGCGCGTGAGCAGGTCGGCGCCGTCCCCGTTGTGGATACCGACGACCACGTGGTCGGCGTTGTCTCGGAGAACGATCTGCTTGCGAAGGTCGCCTTCGAGGCCTCCGGTCACCGGCCCGGACACATCGGCAGACTGCGTGAGCGGCGATTGCAGAGCAAGGCCCGCGGTGAGAGGGCGGCCGACCTGATGACGAGCCCGGCGATCACGGTGCTGCCGGGAGCGACCGTCGCCGAGGCCGCCTGGCTTGCCGCGCTGTCCCGGCTGAAGCGGATCCCGGTCACCGACCGCGAGGGCCACCTGGTCGGCGTCGTACGCCGCAACGCGCTGCTGCAGGCCCTCATCAGGGACGACGCAGGGATACGGGCGGAGGTCGAGGCCAGGATCGAGGCTTGCTGCCCGCCGGGTGACCGGGAGACCGTTGAGGTGGCCGTGCACGACGGCATCGTCGAGCTGACAGGGCGGATGCCTCCGGTCAGTACGGATCGGTTGGTGGCGGAGGTGGAGAACATCGCCGACGTCGTCGAGGTGAAGAACCTTCTCACCGCCGCCTGAACCAGGGTTGTCTGGTGGGGTTCCCTGATGCGATCCATGCGCGGAGCGGTCCCCGGCCCCATGCTGGTCCAGGTGAGGGGCGGTGATGTCCGGTTCGGCGTCCAGCGGGTCGGCCACGCGTCGTACGACCTCATGGTCGTCCAGCAGGAACACCCGGATCGGGTTCTGTGGCGGGGTCCACGGCGATGATGGCGATGCCGGTCCGGTCGGCCAGGCGCCGGGCGGCGAGGTGGTCAGGTACCAGCGGCCCCGGCCCACATCCAGGTGGATGCGGTGGGCGATCACACCGTTGGCCGCGACTCGGTCGGCCCATCCGCTGCCCCGGTGCCCGAACGTGACACTGCGGGCGAGGCCGTACCGGTCGTGCCCCAGGTGTGGAGAGGGCCGGTGGCCATGAGTCGACCAACTGCACATCGCGGCCACGGCCAGAGCAGTGCCTCCGGCGGCGGGATCGGCCGGCATGGGGTGGACGGGTCGCCGTTCCCGGTGTCGGAGTCGAGATGTCGCGCGGTGCGGTCGCCTGTCACTCTGGAGGAGTGGCACCGACCCGGTCTGATCCGCGGTGGTGCGGTGCCCTGCTGAACGGGCAGCGGTCCTCCGGGAGCCGAGAGGGTTGTTCGATGGCTGCTTCAGGCAAGAAACCGGGCGATGACGCGCCGGTGACCTTGCATGCCAGGGTCCTCTTGGACGCCCGCGGGGTGATCACCGAGTGGAACGCGGAGGCCGAGAGGCTGCTCGGTCACCGGCCCGAGGAGATGGTGGGTCAACCGCTGTCGTCGCTCCTGATCCGGCCGAAGCCGGACGAGGAGGGAGGCCTTCCGCAGGCGCCGCTGGTCAACGGGGGCATTCGAGTACGCCTGCGGGACCGGTCCGGCCTACCGGTCGACGCCGAGTGGTGGATGTGCCCGCACATCGGCCCCGAGGGACCGGTGACCTGGGCGGTGTTCCTCGCCACCGCGCGCGGTGCGGATCCGGGCGACTTCGACCGGGCGGTGCTGGACGCGCTGGTGACCGAGTCGCCGATCGGACTGCACGTCCTCGACACCGACCTGCGCGTGGTGCGGTTCAACACCGCCTCGCCCGGTATGCGCGACGTGCGTGCCGAGGATGTCATCGGCAGACCGGGGCGCGAGGTCGCCCCCACCCTGGTGACTGACACCGTCGAGCACTTGCTGCGGCACGTCCTGAGCACCGGAGAGCCAGTCATCGACTTCGTCCAGCCGGGCTATCCGCCTGCCGACCCTCACAGGGAGCACCTGTACTCCATGTCGGCCTTCCGGCTGCGCAATCGCGCCGGAGATCCCCTGGGCGTGGCAAGCCTGGCGATAGACGTCACGGAACGTTTCCGGTACCGGGCGCGCGTCGAGCTCCTCAACGACGCCAGCATGCACATCGGCTCGACCCTGGACATCACCCGTACCGCGGAGGAGCTGGCCGAGACCGTGGTGGGCCGCGTGGCCGACGCCGTCAGCGTGGACGTACTCGACTCCGTCTACCAGGGCGAGGCGCCCGAACCCGGACCGGTACCCTCCGAGGTCACGTTCCGGCGCACCGCGTTCCACTCGACCGAGACCTCCGGCCTTCAGCCCGCCTACGCCACCGGCGAGAAGGCGTCCTACGGCTTCCCGACACCGCTCACTCAATGCCTGGCCGATCTGCGGCCTCGCCTGATCCGGAAGGTCAACGACGACGACACATGGCTGGCACACGATCCGGTCCGAGCGGACCGCATACGAGCCGCGCGGGTGCACTCCATGATGGTCGTGCCACTCGCCGCCCGCGGCGTCGTGCTCGGCGTGGCCAGCTTCTACCGCTCCGCGACGTCCGAGCCCTTCGACGAAGACGACTTGACCACCGTCGGTGAACTCGCCGCGCACACCGCCCTGGGCCTGGACAACGCCCGCCGCTACACACGCGAGCGCACCGCCGCCCTCGTCCTGCAGAACAGCCTGCTGCCGGTCCGGCTGCCCGACCAGAACGCCGTCGACGTCGCATTCAGCTATCTGCCGGGACGCATCGGCGGCCCGTGGCACGACGTCCCCTGGTATGACGCCATCCCACTGTCCGGCGCACGGATCGCACTGGCGGTCGGGGACGTGGCCGGGCACGGCATGCGTGCCGTGGCCGCCATGGGCAGGCTGCGCGCTGCGACCCACACCCTGGCGGCTCTGGACCTTGCTCCCGACGAGGTGCTGGCCCACCTGGACGACCTGATGGTCCGGCTCGCCGAGGAGAGCCGTGCGGCTGCCGCCAACGACCCACTGGACGGTCAGCCCACCACCGCCTCGTGCGCCTACGCGGTCTACGACCCGGTGAGTCGTCGACTCGTCGTCGCTCGTGCCGGGCATCCGTCCCCACTTCTCGCCCATCCCGACGGGCACGTGGCGCCGGCCGACGCGCCCGCCGGACCGCCGCTGGGTGGCAACGGGCTACCTTTCGAGGCCTGGGAGGAAGACCTGTCCGAAGGGACCCTGATCGCCCTCTACACCAAAGGACTCGTGCGCGGGTCACCGGACGATGACACGGGCATCGCACGCCTGGGACACATACTGGCCCAGCAGGATGCATCCACGCGGGAGGCCTGCGACGCGGTGATCTACGCGCAGTTGTCCGGGCGAGCCGCGGAGAACGTTGTCCTCCTGCTCGCCCGGACCTCCGTACTGCGCGACGACCAGGTCGCCTCCTGGACCTTCCCCAGTGATCCCGCGATCGTGGCCACCGCCCGCACCCTCGCCGACCGCCAGCTCACCAGCTGGGGACTCTCCGACCTCACATGCACAACAGAGTTGATCGTCAGCGAGCTGGTCACCAACGCCATCCGGTACGCCCCAGGCACCGTCCAACTACGACTCATTCGGGACCGCACACTGATCTGCGAGGTCACCGACGCCAGTAGCGCCGCCCCCCACCTGCGCCACCCGCGGACTACCGACGAGGGTGGACGCGGACTCCTGCTCATCGCTCAGCTCACCCAACGCTGGGGCACCCGCCACACCGGCCGCGGCAAAACCATCTGGACCGAACAGTCGCTGCCCGCGCACCCGGGCGATGCCGCACCTGTCACCCCGGACATCTGATCATCCGCCGACCAGAATGAGTCACCCTGTCAAGGTGCCCTCGAACTTCTGACCGACTGCCCCGGGGTCTCACGCGGACCCTTGCCGTGGGTGAGGTCGAACTCCACGTCCACCACGCCCTCGACGGCCCGTACCAGACGCGCGGCCACGGGTACCAGGGACGTGTCGCGGACCCTCCCTGTCAGCGTGGCCACTCCGTCGTGCACGTCCACGTGGATGCTGGAGGCCGGTGGCGGGAAGAGGTACGCCACGATTTCGCGGCGGACCTCCTCGGCGATGTCCTCGTCCTTGCGCAGGAAGACCTTGAGCAGGTCGGCACGGCTGATCACGCCCTGCAGCAGACCGGCCTCGTCGACTACGGGCAGCCGCTTGACCTTCTCGTGAGCCATGATTCGCGCGGCTTCGGCCAGAGTGGCGTTCGCCTGGACGGTGATTGCAGGCGAGGACATCAGTTCCCCGGCGGTCAGCGCGCCGGCCTTCGCCACCTCGGCGGGGCGCAGCAGTGCGTAGCCTTTCTCGGGGCTGTCCCGCAGTTCCTCCGTGGGCAGCAGGTCTGCCTCGGACACCACACCGATGACCCGGCCCTCGCCCTCGAGTACAGGCAGGGCGCTGACCTGCCGGTCCTGCATCATCCCCATCATGTCCTTGAACGAGGCCCACCGGCCGACGGTGGCGACCGTGTGGGTCATGACATCGCTGACGATGTGTCGGGTGCCGTACATGATGACGTCCTATGCTCGCCGGTGAGCCGTCCTGCCACTACCAGCGTGTGCCAGTCCGCAGGGGCCGGGCAGGGGCCTCTCGGCCCCCGACCGGGCCATTCGGCCTCCCGCCGGCCTGGCACGGGAGGTCACCGGTCGCGGACCAGGCCTCCTACGCGGCGACCGCGGTCGGCAGGGTCGGGACGACGCGGTCCGTACCCACGGAGTC
This portion of the Streptomyces mirabilis genome encodes:
- a CDS encoding universal stress protein, translated to MSRLGDRRPIVVGVDPDPAHRMALAWAADEAARRQLPLRLVHVEGVPTEGYGKREISPSREEWNEALREAGKQVLEEAVKFVRAKHPQLEVDAPLAVGDPVWVLREQSRDATAVVLGSRHLSRAQEVFGSASVAIPVMAHAHCPVVVVPEPEHVTQEPAYYVVGVDGSEHSGAAVDVAFEEAALRGAELRTLYVWEPGHLRIFDEYESQQEARRLLSEIVAGRRPRYPEVDLRHELVVGHPVQVLTDASAHALGLVVGTRGRGGFTGMLLGSVSQGVLHHARCPVIAVPSAPA
- a CDS encoding DUF1918 domain-containing protein; the encoded protein is MSAPAPPKKNELAMPSPGPEATGTSTRARVGDEIVVRRSTAGVIVRDAGIVGLHHPDGRAPRDVRWAENGRRTLYFPGPDAYLRHLTSAPHPAVPSADASSAPDELLTGGSHVPAR
- a CDS encoding nicotinate phosphoribosyltransferase, which encodes MSDVTTTDLYEVTMALSYLREDMQAPATFSLFVRDLPPGRGFLVAAGLEPALDFLAGYRVEREDIEEFAAALHRPVRDLEPLLGLAFEGEVRAVPEGHAVFAGEPLLEVTAPLPQAQLVETYLLNQVCHQTAVASKAARCVLAAGKRSVVDFSLRRTHGPWAGHQAARLGALVGFAGTSDVAAATALGIPASGTMAHSYIEAFPDEEEAFRAFARAHPGPVTFLVDTYDTEEGVRTAARVLTDLRRGPGCAIRLDSGDLGALARRARAVLDAAGLTDVRIVASGGLDEYAVARLVRASAPIDVYAVGTRVGVAADAPYLDAAYKLVEYEGRPVMKLSSAKVTAPGRKQVFRRTGRPDVISLVGEDPPDSARPLLRTVMRGGRRAGQPDRWQNARERFREDLATLPASARRIYDPEPVTPARSRALEELTARVRADIEARLRPEHRAMPSDPAALRTPALSERTQ
- a CDS encoding Hsp20/alpha crystallin family protein: MATLKRGQRLPFPEIPDWFESLPARFAMPTMGELYTVRIEDYMEDGRFVVRAELPGMSPENIDVFISDGVLTVQAERNEREVDKNHREIRYGVMSRSVTLPPGADEDDVKADYTDGMLTVSVGMGAEKPSAKHVEIQRGS
- a CDS encoding V-type ATP synthase subunit D, whose translation is MRLRDFLKRFRPAETPGASATGVSADRTAEHAAELEPALAQLTDVRQEAAPIRAAADEAAKAVHRMRRRRLAELVAATREPEIRRRAAGQASIEVQWDTLMGVRHPAAVVRTDPARSPAEPTPSNTALAHAETAYRATIRAAAEHTARKAAAELLASEAARTRQRVRALRRHWIPRLRRELAAMELALDGAEYEEAVRRRWAAAHGAR
- a CDS encoding CBS domain-containing protein; this encodes MNRHENFSAEVEARRDRPSRPWSPGEAERQDMLIRYLGAVATAAAAYARAEEQAPADATGRPVPSAASPPQPSSPPEDEMPLVRDVMDVPAASLRDDLPYRDIARLLAREQVGAVPVVDTDDHVVGVVSENDLLAKVAFEASGHRPGHIGRLRERRLQSKARGERAADLMTSPAITVLPGATVAEAAWLAALSRLKRIPVTDREGHLVGVVRRNALLQALIRDDAGIRAEVEARIEACCPPGDRETVEVAVHDGIVELTGRMPPVSTDRLVAEVENIADVVEVKNLLTAA
- a CDS encoding SpoIIE family protein phosphatase → MTLHARVLLDARGVITEWNAEAERLLGHRPEEMVGQPLSSLLIRPKPDEEGGLPQAPLVNGGIRVRLRDRSGLPVDAEWWMCPHIGPEGPVTWAVFLATARGADPGDFDRAVLDALVTESPIGLHVLDTDLRVVRFNTASPGMRDVRAEDVIGRPGREVAPTLVTDTVEHLLRHVLSTGEPVIDFVQPGYPPADPHREHLYSMSAFRLRNRAGDPLGVASLAIDVTERFRYRARVELLNDASMHIGSTLDITRTAEELAETVVGRVADAVSVDVLDSVYQGEAPEPGPVPSEVTFRRTAFHSTETSGLQPAYATGEKASYGFPTPLTQCLADLRPRLIRKVNDDDTWLAHDPVRADRIRAARVHSMMVVPLAARGVVLGVASFYRSATSEPFDEDDLTTVGELAAHTALGLDNARRYTRERTAALVLQNSLLPVRLPDQNAVDVAFSYLPGRIGGPWHDVPWYDAIPLSGARIALAVGDVAGHGMRAVAAMGRLRAATHTLAALDLAPDEVLAHLDDLMVRLAEESRAAAANDPLDGQPTTASCAYAVYDPVSRRLVVARAGHPSPLLAHPDGHVAPADAPAGPPLGGNGLPFEAWEEDLSEGTLIALYTKGLVRGSPDDDTGIARLGHILAQQDASTREACDAVIYAQLSGRAAENVVLLLARTSVLRDDQVASWTFPSDPAIVATARTLADRQLTSWGLSDLTCTTELIVSELVTNAIRYAPGTVQLRLIRDRTLICEVTDASSAAPHLRHPRTTDEGGRGLLLIAQLTQRWGTRHTGRGKTIWTEQSLPAHPGDAAPVTPDI
- a CDS encoding CBS domain-containing protein; translated protein: MYGTRHIVSDVMTHTVATVGRWASFKDMMGMMQDRQVSALPVLEGEGRVIGVVSEADLLPTEELRDSPEKGYALLRPAEVAKAGALTAGELMSSPAITVQANATLAEAARIMAHEKVKRLPVVDEAGLLQGVISRADLLKVFLRKDEDIAEEVRREIVAYLFPPPASSIHVDVHDGVATLTGRVRDTSLVPVAARLVRAVEGVVDVEFDLTHGKGPRETPGQSVRSSRAP